One segment of Primulina tabacum isolate GXHZ01 chromosome 14, ASM2559414v2, whole genome shotgun sequence DNA contains the following:
- the LOC142525330 gene encoding uncharacterized protein LOC142525330 isoform X2 yields MQARTGARIQVIPLHLPPGDTSKERTVQIDGTSEQIEAAKQLVNEVISELAGCIKNQYYIQSQYDEVRSEWSEFVYFYVGA; encoded by the exons ATGCAAGCAAGGACTGGCGCTCGCATTCAG GTTATACCTCTCCACTTGCCACCAGGTGATACATCCAAAGAAAGGACCGTACAGATTGATGGCACTAGTGAACAGATTGAGGCTGCTAAACAGTTGGTTAATGAAGTAATCAGCGAG CTTGCAGGATGCATCAAGAACCAATATTACATCCAATCTCAATATGACGAGGTCAGAAGTGAATGGAGTGAATTTGTTTACTTCTATGTAGGTGCTTAA
- the LOC142525330 gene encoding uncharacterized protein LOC142525330 isoform X1, with translation MQARTGARIQVIPLHLPPGDTSKERTVQIDGTSEQIEAAKQLVNEVISERIADIFATSVYLYGMVDMESILCKNDPWVEIRFCCFIVEIIA, from the exons ATGCAAGCAAGGACTGGCGCTCGCATTCAG GTTATACCTCTCCACTTGCCACCAGGTGATACATCCAAAGAAAGGACCGTACAGATTGATGGCACTAGTGAACAGATTGAGGCTGCTAAACAGTTGGTTAATGAAGTAATCAGCGAG AGGATTGCAGATATCTTTGCCACATCTGTCTACCTCTACGGCATGGTTGATATGGAGTCAATCTTGTGCAAAAATGATCCTTGGGTGGAGATCAGATTTTGCtgttttattgttgagataattgcttga